Below is a window of Thermoplasmata archaeon DNA.
CCATCGCGCACTCGGTGGGAGCCGACCTACAAAAGCCGTGTCAGAGCTCAGGACGGGATTCGCAAGTCCTTCCCTCCGCAGCCGCGGCCCGACCAGGCGCTTCACGAGCTCGCTCACCCGGTCCCGGTCGTACGCCGCCAGGCGGAAGACGGGAGGACCGCCTTCTGCACCCGCGCCGCCCTTGGCCCGGGCCGTGGGGGCGTGGGGTGGAAGGCAGCCGGAAGAGTTATATGTCCAGGGATTCATACATATGTTCGAGAAATTGGACATATGACCGATTCATCGAACGATCCGTTCACCGCGCTGCTCGGGAACATCCTAGGCAACCCAGCGAGGCTCCGGGTCACCCAGCTCCTGGTGCGCCTGCCCGACAAGGAGTTTACCGGGAGGGAGACCGCGAGGCTCCTCGGCCTGAGCCCCTCCACGGCCCTGGAGGCGCTGCGGATCCTCGCCGCCAGCGGGCTCGCCCACCGGCGAACGATCGGACGCGCCTACGTGTTCCAGGCGAACCGCGACTCCTACCTGTTCTCCATCCTGGACAACCTCCTCCGGTCCGAGGACCGCATCCGCAAGGAGCTCCTCAAGAAGGTCCGCTCCACGCTGGGAGACGGCGCGGTCTCGGTCGTCCTCTTCGGGAGCTACGCCCGGGGGACCCCGGGCCCCTCCAGCGACCTCGACCTCCTGGTCGTCACGGAGGATCCGAAGAGCATGGGGGGGCGACTGGACAAGCTCGAGGCCCTGTTCCTCCGGCGGTACGGGCTTCATGTGGACGCCAAGGTCCTCACCCCGCAGGAGCTACGGGCGCGGGCGTCGCTCCCCTATGTCCGGGCGGCGCGGGCG
It encodes the following:
- a CDS encoding nucleotidyltransferase domain-containing protein, translating into MTDSSNDPFTALLGNILGNPARLRVTQLLVRLPDKEFTGRETARLLGLSPSTALEALRILAASGLAHRRTIGRAYVFQANRDSYLFSILDNLLRSEDRIRKELLKKVRSTLGDGAVSVVLFGSYARGTPGPSSDLDLLVVTEDPKSMGGRLDKLEALFLRRYGLHVDAKVLTPQELRARASLPYVRAARAEGIAVGGRSLEEVIGHGSQDP